The Prinia subflava isolate CZ2003 ecotype Zambia chromosome 15, Cam_Psub_1.2, whole genome shotgun sequence genome contains a region encoding:
- the ADAMTS7 gene encoding LOW QUALITY PROTEIN: A disintegrin and metalloproteinase with thrombospondin motifs 7 (The sequence of the model RefSeq protein was modified relative to this genomic sequence to represent the inferred CDS: deleted 2 bases in 2 codons) — MAAPAALRPLLPLVPVAAALALAAGGGTAGTEPRSGSDIVHPVKVDESGSFLSYDLSHRALHRRSPASRSKLPAFYELHYRGQPLKFNLSLNRHLLAPGFVSERRFGGIAGAKIQPRSYNSCHMIGEVRGRALQGGLAALSTCDGLKGVFQLMNEDYFIEPVSSSPREEGAAQPHRIYKRQVPKDRAEQGRGAPAPRESCGVPESQGSLERWERRRDRWEQRQPRRRRLRQRSVSREKWVETLVVADTKMVEFHGSDNVEKYVLTVMNMVAGLFHHASIGNPINIAIVRLILLEHEEEDLKISHHADNTLKSFCKWQKSINVKGDSHPLHHDVAVLLTRKDICAAMNRPCETLGLSHVAGMCQPHRSCNINEDTGLPLAFTVAHELGHSFGIQHDGSSNDCEPVGKRPFIMSPQLLYDTSPLTWSRCSREYITRFLDRGWGLCLDDPPAREVLDFPLVPPGVLYDVSHQCRLQYGPYSTFCDDMDSVCSTLWCTVGNTCHSKLDAAVDGTACGDSKWCFNGECVPVGFRPEPIDGAWSPWSAWAPCSRSCGAGVQSAERHCSHPTPKYGGRYCLGERKRFRICNVRRCPAGRPSFRQLQCSHFNPMPYKGKLYKWTPVPNSMNPCELHCRPEHEYFAEKLRDAVVDGTPCYDSDGSRDVCINGICKNVGCDYEIDSQAVEDRCGVCHGDGSTCHTVHKTFEDSEGLGYVDIGIIPVGAREIRIEEVAEAGNFLALRSEDPEKYFLNGGWTIQWNGDYRVAGTTFTYKRTGNWENLTSPGPTVEPVWIQLLFQETNPGVRYQYTIQRPADSENEVEQPEFLWRFGSWTTCTATCGTGMQRQVVHCVERLAGLVEERFCDALTRPDDQQRPCSEEPCPARWWVGEWQPCSSPCGTAGLMKRTVLCIQSVGLDEQRALQPAECQHLPRPAATAPCHPQVPCPSPWAVGNWSECSVTCGNGTQRRPVLCSNSSGAACDPAQRPSPDRPCSLPRCHQDWDTNADWSGSGSSSREILNEIHYIPNHIPKFNPMVPNIPESNDVNVITEEDFSARKGNVFVDDFYYDYNFINFHEDLSYYPFTEKEPKGEEPTPEPGTEGTEGPWEVPTEALLTTKAGESREHPGTEEENTSAPVHEQDTEPGDSATNDLLGVVPEDVGPATGRHSTPGFSGEEQEDTALVPPSEHRPPAQGSVSHDSASHGHPPRGEPPAAVPTWSSLAQGGPAPWGAHGAAAVPTGWGSASGGAQGRVSTEGHGTARSAGTGHQDPREVAVATSSDIDGAAPQPTEQHGRAGVAGGVLGTQAGGQSQGMERTGLAMPTLWVPSQEVAGSAGSPHPARSPPPAGADGAPVGQGGHQPGLHTPTAPTSTLWVATTAPPVSLSPAVPGPASQLTSGGLSQQDALVPAMPTAPAHGPPAHTAGSPLEWGTEGLSQHPGPASPHTQLTSHGTPLSVTAPREPSPGAPPETPPGTPLRDPSPWAPPGTPPGTPPETPLRDPSPWTAPRTPPETPLRDPSPWAPPGTPVSSARGHELSQPTPLPSLVWERRLEEEEEEEEEEEEEALVPPSTSAAATAEPSWEVGNWSECSATCGVGAVWRPVHCSGGSDGACAAADRPVPARRCSLRPCSAWRVGSWSKCSRSCGGGTKMRDVHCIDTREQRLLRPFHCRAARAQPPAQLPCHGAPCLRWYTSSWRECSEPCGGGEQARLVTCPEPGRCEEAARPNSTRPCNSQPCTTWLVGSWGQCSAPCGGGIQRRQVKCIDTRTGAAQEDGSLCQHQPWPDSTQKCNPQDCEDSSEQGVPCERDRLTFAFCRTLRLLGRCALPTVRAQCCRSCGQHGLPGPPRGHQRLSRR; from the exons ATGGCGGCCCCGGCCGCGCTGCGACCGCTGCTGCCCCTCGTCCCCGTGGCCGCCGCGCTGGCGCTGGCCGCGGGCGGGGGCACCGCGGGGACAG AGCCGCGCTCCGGCAGCGACATCGTCCATCCCGTCAAGGTGGACGAGAGCGGATCCTTCCTGTCCTACGACCTGTCCCACCGGGCCCTTCACCGGAGGTCTCCCGCCTCCAGGAGCAAGCTGCCCGCCTTCTACGAGCTGCACTACAGGGGGCAGCCCCTGAAATTCAACCTGAGCCTGAACAGGCACCTGCTGGCTCCGGGCTTTGTCAGCGAGAGGCGCTTCGGGGGCATCGCCGGCGCCAAGATCCAGCCTCGCTCCTACAACTCCTGCCATATGATCGGGGAGGTGCGGGGCCGGGCGCTGCAGGGCGGGCTGGCTGCCCTCAGCACCTGCGATGGCCTG AAAGGCGTGTTCCAGCTCATGAACGAGGACTATTTCATCGAGCCCGTGTCCAGCAGCCCTcgggaggagggagcagcacagccccacaggatCTACAAGCGCCAGGTGCCCAaggacagggctgagcagggcaggggggccccggccccgcgggaaTCCTGCGGAGTGCCAG AGTCCCAGGGAAGCCTGGAGCGGTGGGAGCGGCGCAGGGACaggtgggagcagaggcagcccagGAGGAGAAGGCTGCGGCAGCGCTCGGTCAGCAGGGAGAAGTGGGTGGAGACGCTGGTGGTGGCAGACACCAAGATGGTGGAGTTCCATGGCAGTGACAACGTGGAGAAGTACGTGCTGACCGTCATGAACATG GTGGCCGGGCTGTTCCACCACGCCAGCATCGGGAACCCCATCAACATCGCCATAGTGCGGCTGATCCTGCTGGAGCACGAGGag GAGGACCTGAAGATCTCCCACCACGCAGACAACACCTTGAAAAGCTTCTGCAAGTGGCAGAAGAGCATCAACGTGAAGGGAGACTCCCACCCCCTGCACCACGACGTCGCCGTGCTGCTCACCAG GAAGGACATCTGTGCTGCCATGAACAGGCCCTGTGAGACCCTGGGGCTGTCCCACGTGGCCGGGATGTGCCAACCCCACCGGAGCTGCAACATCAACGAGGACACGGGGCTGCCCCTGGCCTTCACCGTGGCGCACGAGCTCGGACACAG TTTTGGGATTCAGCATGATGGAAGCAGCAATGACTGTGAGCCAGTTGGGAAAAGACCTTTCATCATGTCTCCACAGCTCCTGTATGACACGTCCCCTCTCACCTGGTCCCGCTGCAGCCGCGAGTACATCACACGCTTCCTCGA ccggggctgggggctgtgcctggaTGACCCCCCGGCCCGGGAGGTGCTGGACTTTCCCCTGGTGCCCCCGGGTGTCCTGTACGACGTGAGCCACCAGTGCCGGCTGCAGTACGGCCCCTACTCCACCTTCTGCGACGACATGGAC agtgtctgcagcacgCTGTGGTGCACGGTGGGGAACACGTGTCACTCCAAGCTGGACGCAGCTGTGGACGGCACGGCGTGTGGGGACAGCAAG TGGTGCTTCAATGGCGAGTGCGTTCCCGTGGGATTCCGGCCGGAGCCCATCGACGGcgcctggagcccctggagcgCCTGGGCCCCCTGCTCCCGCAGCTGCGGCGCCGGCGTGCAGAGCGCCGAGAGGCACTGCAGCCACCCCAC GCCCAAGTACGGGGGCCGGTACTGCCTGGGGGAGCGCAAGCGGTTCCGGATCTGCAACGTGCGGCGCTGCCCCGCGGGCAGGCCGTCCTTCCGccagctgcagtgcagccacTTCAACCCCATGCCCTACAAAGGGAAGCTCTACAAGTGGACACCGGTGCCCAACAGCA TGAACCCCTGCGAGCTGCACTGCCGGCCCGAGCACGAGTACTTTGCGGAGAAGCTGCGGGACGCCGTGGTGGACGGGACGCCCTGCTATGACAGCGACGGCAGCCGCGATGTCTGCATCAACGGCATCTGCAAG AACGTGGGCTGTGACTACGAGATCGACTCGCAGGCGGTGGAGGATCGCTGTGGGGTGTGCCACGGGGACGGCTCCACCTGCCACACCGTGCACAAGACCTTCGAGGACAGCGAGGGGCTGG GTTACGTTGACATTGGGATTATTCCCGTGGGAGCCCGGGAGATCCGGATTGAGGAAGTGGCAGAAGCCGGGAATTTCCTGGCGCTGCGGAGCGAGGACCCGGAGAAATATTTCCTGAACGGTGGCTGGACCATCCAGTGGAACGGGGACTACAGGGTGGCAGGGACCACCTTCACCTACAAGAGGACAGGGAACTGGGAGAACCTCACCTCTCCGGGGCCGACCGTGGAGCCCGTGTGGATCCAG ctgctgttCCAGGAGACCAACCCCGGCGTGCGGTACCAGTACACGATCCAGCGCCCGGCCGACAGCGAGAACGAGGTGGAGCAGCCCGAGTTCCTGTGGCGCTTTGGCTCCTGGACCACCTGCACGGCCACCTGCGGGACAG GGATGCAGCGGCAGGTGGTGCACTGCGTGGAGAGGCTGGCGGGCCTGGTGGAGGAGCGGTTCTGCGACGCGCTCACGCGCCCCGATGACCAGCAGCGCCCCTGCAGCGAGGAGCCCTGCCCCGCCAG GTGGTGGGTG GGCGAGTGGCAGCCCTGCTCGTCCCCGTGCGGCACGGCG GGGCTGATGAAGAGGACGGTGCTGTGCATCCAGAGCGTGGGGCTGGACGAGCAGCGGGCCCTGCAGCCGGCAGAGTGCCAGCACCTGCCCAGGCCCGCTGCCACCGCGCCCTGCCACCCACAGGTGCCCTGCCCCTCCCCGTGGGCCGTGGGCAACTGGTCTGAG TGCTCCGTGACCTGTGGCAACGGGACCCAGAGGCGCCCTGTCctctgcagcaacagcagcgGGGCCGCCTGCGACCCTGCCCAGAGGCCCAGCCCCGAcaggccctgctccctgccccggTGCCACCAGGACTGGGACACCAACGCCGACTGGTCCGGCAGCGGCTCCTCCAGCAGGGAGATCCTGAATGAAATCCACTACATCCCGAACCACATCCCAAAATTTAACCCCATGGTCCCAAACATCCCAGAGTCCAACGACGTCAACGTCATCACCGAGGAGGATTTCTCAGCCAGGAAAGGAAATGTCTTTGTTGATGATTTTTACTACGATTATAACTTTATCAACTTCCACGAGGATCTGTCTTACTACCCCTTCACGGAGAAGGAGCCCAAAGGCGAGGAGCCAACGCCAGAGCCGGGCACTGAGGGCACGGAGGGGCCCTGGGAGGTGCCCACCGAGGCCCTGCTCACCACCAAGGCAGGAGAAAGCCGGGAGCACCCAGGCACCGAGGAGGAAAACACTTCTGCCCCTGTGCACgagcaggacacagagcccGGGGATTCAGCCACCAATGACCTCCTGGGCGTGGTCCCCGAGGATGTGGGACCTGCCACTGGCAGACACAGCACCCCAGGCTTTTcgggtgaggagcaggaggacacAGCGCTGGTGCCCCCCTCTGAGCACCGCCCGCCCGCCCAGGGCTCTGTGAGCCATGACTCTGCAAGCCACGGCCACCCACCCCGGGGTGAGCCCCCCGCAGCTGTGCCCACCTGGAGCAGCCTCGCGCAGGGTGGCCCCGCGCCCTGGGGTGCCCACGGAGCCGCGGCAGTGCCCACgggctggggcagtgccagTGGGGGTGCACAGGGCCGTGTGAGCACAGAGGGGCACGGCACAGCCaggtctgcagggacaggccaccaggaccccagggaagtggctgtGGCCACCAGCAGTGACATTGATggtgcagccccacagcccacgGAGCAGCACGGGcgggcaggggtggcaggggggGTGTTGGGCACACAGGCAGGGGGGCAGTCCCAAGGGATGGAGAGGACAGGGCTTGCCATGCCCACCCTGTGGGTCCCCAGCCAGGAGGTGGCAGGGAGTGCTGGCAGCCCCCACCCTGCCAGGAGTCCCCCTCCTGCGGGTGCTGATGGGGCTCCcgtgggacagggagggcaccAGCCAGGGCTCCACACCCCCACGGCACCCACCTCAACCCTCTGGGTGGCCACAACAGCCCCTCCAGTGTCCTTGTCCCCTGCCGTACCCGGGCCAGCCTCCCAGCTCACCTCCGGCGGCCTCAGCCAGCAGGATGCCCTGGTGCCAGCCATGcccactgccccagcccatggcccacctgcccacacagCAGGGTCCCCCCTGGAAtgggggacagaggggctgTCCCAGCACCCAGGTCCAGCATCACCCCACACCCAGCTGACCTCCCATGGGACCCCACTCAGCGTCACTGCACCGAGGGAGCCCTCACCAGGGGCACCCCCAGAGAcacccccagggacacccctgaGGGACCCCTCACCATGGGcacccccagggacacccccagggacacccccagaGACACCCCTGAGGGACCCCTCACCATGGACAGCCCCAAGGACACCCCCAGAGACACCCCTGAGGGACCCCTCACCATGGGCACCCCCAGGGACACCTGTCTCCAGTGCCAGGGGACACGAGTTGTCCCAGCCCACCCCTTTGCCCTCCTTGGTCTGGGagaggaggctggaggaggaggaggaggaggaggaagaggaagaagaggaggctcTGGTTCCACCATCGACCagtgcagcagccactgccgAGCCCAGCTGGGAGGTCGGGAACTGGAGTGAG TGCTCGGCCACGTGCGGCGTGGGCGCGGTGTGGAGGCCGGTGCACTGCAGCGGCGGCAGCGACGGTGCCTGTGCCGCGGCCGACAGGCCGGTCCCTGCCCGGAGGTGCTCCCTCAGACCCTGCTCGGCCTGGCGTGTGGGCAGCTGGAGCAAG TGCTCGCGGAGCTGCGGCGGGGGCACCAAGATGCGGGATGTGCACTGCATCGATACCCGGGAGCAGCGGCTGCTGCGGCCCTTCCACTgccgggcggcgcgggcgcAGCCGCCGGCGCAGCTGCCGTGCCACGGCGCGCCGTGCCTGCGCTGGTACACGTCCTCCTGGAGAGAG TGCTCGGAGCCGTGCGGCGGCGGGGAGCAGGCGCGGCTGGTGACGTGCCCGGAGCCGGGGCGCTGCGAGGAGGCAGCGCGGCCCAACAGCACCCGGCCCTGCaacagccagccctgcaccaCCTGGCTGGTGGGCTCCTGGGGCCAG TGCTCGGCGCCCTGCGGAGGCGGCATCCAGCGGCGCCAGGTGAAGTGCATCGACACCAGGACGGGCGCGGCCCAGGAGGACGGgagcctgtgccagcaccagccctggccCGACAGCACCCAGAAGTGCAACCCGCAGGACTGCGAGGACAGCAGCGAGCAGG gtgtcccctgcGAGCGCGACCGCCTGACCTTCGCCTTCTGCCGGACGCTGCGGCTGCTGGGCAGGTGCGCCCTGCCCACGGTGCGCGCCCAGTGCTGCCGGAGCTGCGGCCAGCACGGGctgcccggcccgccccgcggccACCAGCGCCTCTCCCGGAGGTGA